A single genomic interval of Porphyromonas sp. oral taxon 275 harbors:
- a CDS encoding OmpA family protein produces MNLKSSLLVLAGLVGLSANAQTQHTSTDAPAHTVAFTHKPGTNYFVSLAGGAAAMFRGENRSTPYKDRLSFAAALSLGKWHTPYYANRLKLVGGETYTFHPAPGSYRNDNYYVGGHYDFMFDVVNYFSSYREDRLFHLIPYVGLGYEYKFHNSVKGMPNVHALTGNAGIQLAFHVAKRVDIFLEGEATYNNLALRSNYPADQLYNSRRLTALAGLTFHVGRQGFTPVEPLDQNYIDGLQGQISKLRAENAELAKRPESCPDLELAQPAAPAADRFVTDKSILFEQGKAVVSKDQLITVFDASEFAKNEGEIVVTGYVAKNESRFKGLAEKRARAVAQLLTDKYGVSSDKITVEWKEAGEAPYSAAELGWNRVVVIRSK; encoded by the coding sequence ATGAATCTCAAGTCTTCGCTGCTTGTATTAGCGGGTCTCGTAGGCCTCTCTGCTAATGCTCAGACGCAGCACACGTCGACGGATGCACCTGCACACACGGTAGCATTCACTCACAAGCCTGGGACTAACTACTTCGTCTCTCTCGCAGGGGGCGCAGCAGCTATGTTCAGGGGGGAGAACCGCTCTACTCCTTACAAGGATCGTCTTTCCTTCGCAGCGGCTCTTTCACTAGGTAAGTGGCACACGCCTTATTATGCCAACCGTCTTAAGCTCGTTGGCGGTGAGACCTACACCTTCCATCCTGCTCCAGGTAGCTATCGCAACGATAACTACTATGTAGGTGGTCACTACGACTTCATGTTCGATGTCGTTAACTACTTCTCCAGCTACCGTGAGGATCGTCTCTTCCACCTGATCCCTTACGTTGGTCTTGGGTATGAGTACAAGTTCCACAACAGCGTCAAGGGTATGCCTAACGTACATGCGCTGACTGGGAACGCTGGTATCCAGCTCGCTTTCCATGTGGCTAAGCGTGTAGACATCTTCCTCGAAGGTGAAGCTACCTACAACAACCTCGCGCTTCGCTCCAACTATCCCGCTGATCAGCTCTACAACTCCCGTCGTCTGACGGCTCTGGCTGGTCTTACCTTCCACGTCGGTCGTCAGGGCTTCACCCCTGTTGAGCCTCTGGATCAGAACTACATCGACGGTCTCCAGGGTCAGATCTCCAAGCTCCGTGCTGAGAATGCAGAGCTGGCTAAGCGCCCCGAAAGCTGCCCCGACCTCGAGCTCGCTCAGCCCGCAGCTCCCGCAGCTGACCGCTTCGTTACGGATAAGTCCATCCTCTTCGAGCAGGGTAAGGCTGTTGTCTCCAAGGATCAGCTGATCACGGTCTTCGATGCCTCTGAGTTCGCTAAGAACGAAGGTGAGATCGTCGTGACGGGCTATGTAGCTAAGAACGAAAGCCGCTTCAAGGGCCTCGCTGAAAAGCGTGCTCGTGCCGTCGCTCAGCTGCTGACCGACAAGTACGGTGTATCCTCTGATAAGATCACGGTTGAGTGGAAGGAAGCTGGTGAAGCACCTTACAGCGCAGCAGAGCTCGGCTGGAATCGTGTCGTCGTCATCCGCTCTAAGTAA
- a CDS encoding Gfo/Idh/MocA family protein encodes MSQSVLHLRAPALECVRIALIGLGSRGQKTLERYRYVDGVRFTALVDHSLEHLEEAQLILERSGRERVALATQDSQLALASDEVDLVLICTDWYSHATLACAAMEQGRHVALEVPAALTLEDCWRLVHTAERTQRHCFLLENCCYDPFHLEMLARVEAGDFGELKHAEGAYIHNLQGQDPTELPRDHQLYHWMGERYPFAGGNAYPTHGLGPMAQLLGIYRGDRFTSLYACASTPGLPLTQRHSTVLLQTERGRTALLQLDLHSPRPYSRLQSLVGTEGYMSKYPLPILQQRAWAQALMGEALLEELHARPRSPLASFVAEGDAKGVPNVMNYAMDARLIHCLREGLPLDISVYDAALWSAVIELSARSEQEQRPLSLPSFL; translated from the coding sequence ATGTCGCAGTCTGTCCTCCATCTCCGTGCTCCAGCCCTAGAGTGCGTGCGTATCGCCCTCATCGGCCTCGGTAGTCGCGGGCAGAAGACCCTAGAGCGCTACCGCTATGTAGATGGCGTCCGCTTTACAGCTCTGGTGGATCATAGCCTGGAGCATCTAGAGGAGGCACAGCTCATCCTCGAGCGAAGCGGTCGGGAGCGGGTAGCCCTCGCTACTCAGGATAGTCAGCTGGCGCTCGCCTCGGATGAGGTCGACCTGGTGCTGATCTGCACGGACTGGTATTCGCATGCCACGCTCGCCTGTGCTGCCATGGAGCAGGGGCGGCATGTTGCCCTAGAGGTGCCCGCAGCCCTCACGCTGGAGGACTGCTGGCGGCTGGTCCATACGGCGGAGCGCACGCAGCGTCATTGCTTCCTCCTGGAGAACTGCTGCTACGACCCCTTCCATCTGGAGATGCTCGCCCGAGTTGAGGCGGGCGACTTTGGTGAACTGAAGCATGCTGAGGGCGCCTATATCCACAACCTACAGGGGCAAGACCCTACCGAGCTACCCCGAGATCATCAGCTTTACCACTGGATGGGGGAGCGCTATCCCTTTGCAGGGGGCAACGCCTATCCTACCCATGGCCTCGGGCCTATGGCGCAGCTGCTCGGCATCTATAGAGGGGATCGCTTCACGAGCCTCTACGCTTGTGCCTCGACTCCAGGGCTCCCCTTGACGCAACGCCACAGCACCGTACTCTTGCAGACGGAGCGAGGCCGTACGGCGCTCTTACAGCTAGACCTGCACAGCCCGCGCCCCTATTCGCGCCTGCAGTCCCTTGTCGGTACGGAGGGCTATATGTCCAAGTATCCCCTGCCTATCCTGCAGCAGCGAGCCTGGGCGCAGGCCTTGATGGGGGAGGCGCTCCTTGAGGAGCTGCACGCTCGGCCGCGCTCGCCCTTGGCTTCGTTTGTGGCCGAAGGGGATGCTAAGGGCGTACCCAACGTGATGAACTATGCGATGGATGCTCGGCTCATTCATTGCCTGCGCGAGGGGCTTCCCCTAGATATCAGTGTCTACGATGCTGCGCTTTGGAGTGCGGTGATCGAGCTTAGCGCCCGCTCCGAGCAGGAGCAGCGCCCGCTTTCTCTGCCCTCTTTTCTTTAG
- a CDS encoding GH32 C-terminal domain-containing protein encodes MLSHPDDSTTLIHIPQPKRYLLLPIEEEQPEVLLRLRDDSLKMPYMDVRLAVTRVDYYVPLELPAGRAAEVEVVGLSKEALCWQRLSLSDSLPEQPADSYRAPDHFAPCYGWMNDPNGLIYHEGKYHLYYQYNPYGAKWGNMHWGHATTTDFLHWQEHQPALRRDTLGHIFSGSAICDTLGVAGFGKGALLAFYTAHQFVGEKQWQAQCLAYSTDGGQSYTKYQGNPILTAADGVQDFRDPKVFWYTPRRSWYMIVSADKEMRFYRSADLKHWDYVSAFGEGYGARPNQFECPDFFELRDPHTGRSRWVMIVNINPGGAFGGSATEYFVGDFDGERFVPDSTPEVTRWLDFGKDHYAFVTFSGLRDRVLGLPWVSNWQYADVTPFRTTRGAMGFPRELFLFTSGGRSYVGARPARELLERRGQAQDLKRADATRDSLLLSDQLAPLGDRYELVLRLAPQPGVQRCGLMLSNAKGDRLPVYLDLERGRVVMDRTQSGLVDFGLKAKSHERESGDWRKDEALNYHNDFALATWAPLSLVSGPNYELRLFLDRSIAELFVADGRIAMTNLVFPRAPYSTLQLFSEGGETKILEATLYPRK; translated from the coding sequence ATGCTGAGCCATCCCGACGACAGCACCACGCTGATCCATATCCCCCAGCCCAAGCGCTACCTCTTGCTCCCCATCGAGGAGGAGCAGCCCGAGGTGCTGCTGCGCCTGCGGGACGATAGCCTCAAGATGCCCTATATGGATGTACGCCTAGCGGTGACGCGGGTCGACTACTACGTGCCCCTAGAGCTCCCAGCGGGGCGTGCTGCCGAGGTCGAGGTCGTCGGCCTAAGCAAGGAGGCGCTCTGCTGGCAAAGGCTAAGCCTCAGCGATAGCCTACCCGAGCAGCCTGCCGACAGCTACCGCGCCCCCGACCACTTCGCTCCGTGCTACGGCTGGATGAATGACCCCAACGGCCTCATCTACCATGAGGGCAAGTACCACCTCTACTATCAGTACAACCCCTACGGGGCTAAGTGGGGCAACATGCACTGGGGGCACGCCACGACCACGGACTTCCTTCACTGGCAGGAGCATCAGCCCGCACTCAGGCGTGACACGCTGGGGCATATCTTCTCAGGCAGTGCTATCTGCGATACGCTTGGGGTGGCGGGCTTCGGTAAGGGAGCACTCCTTGCCTTCTATACGGCGCATCAGTTCGTCGGGGAGAAGCAGTGGCAGGCGCAGTGCCTTGCCTACAGCACCGATGGAGGGCAGAGCTACACGAAGTATCAGGGTAATCCCATCCTCACGGCTGCTGACGGGGTGCAGGACTTTCGTGATCCTAAGGTCTTCTGGTACACGCCGCGTCGCAGCTGGTATATGATCGTCTCGGCGGACAAGGAGATGCGCTTCTACCGCTCGGCCGACCTCAAGCACTGGGACTATGTCAGTGCCTTCGGGGAGGGCTATGGGGCGCGTCCCAATCAGTTCGAGTGCCCGGACTTCTTCGAGCTACGCGACCCGCACACGGGGCGCAGTCGCTGGGTGATGATCGTCAACATCAATCCTGGGGGAGCCTTCGGTGGTAGTGCTACGGAGTACTTCGTGGGTGACTTCGACGGCGAGCGCTTTGTCCCCGATAGCACGCCCGAGGTCACGCGCTGGCTGGACTTCGGTAAGGACCATTACGCCTTCGTTACCTTCTCGGGGCTGCGCGATCGGGTGCTCGGCTTACCCTGGGTGAGCAACTGGCAGTACGCCGATGTGACGCCCTTCCGCACGACCCGTGGGGCTATGGGCTTCCCTCGAGAGCTCTTCCTCTTCACCTCGGGAGGTCGTAGCTACGTCGGAGCTCGGCCTGCTCGTGAGCTGCTCGAGCGTCGCGGCCAAGCTCAGGACCTCAAGCGGGCGGATGCGACGCGCGACAGCCTTCTCCTCTCTGACCAGCTCGCCCCGCTCGGTGATCGCTACGAGCTCGTCCTCCGCCTGGCACCTCAGCCGGGTGTGCAGCGCTGTGGCCTCATGCTGAGTAATGCCAAGGGAGATCGCCTCCCCGTCTACCTAGACCTAGAGCGGGGCCGCGTCGTCATGGATCGTACGCAGAGCGGACTGGTGGACTTCGGACTGAAGGCTAAGTCCCACGAGCGGGAGAGCGGCGACTGGCGCAAGGACGAGGCGCTGAACTACCATAATGACTTTGCCCTCGCGACTTGGGCGCCGCTTAGCCTCGTCTCGGGGCCGAACTACGAGCTGCGCCTCTTCCTCGATCGCAGTATTGCGGAGCTCTTCGTCGCCGATGGGCGCATCGCTATGACCAATCTTGTCTTCCCGCGCGCGCCCTACAGCACGCTCCAGCTCTTCAGTGAGGGAGGGGAGACGAAGATCCTTGAGGCGACGCTTTATCCTCGTAAGTAG
- a CDS encoding NAD(P)-dependent oxidoreductase translates to MATILYCFDLPLDSLDGLEETHRVIRPPGGRDFSDEELRQLLPEAEVVCTVFGRPFGGELMALAPRLRLIANYGVGYDNIDLDAARARGIVVTNTPRAVIAATAELTFALLLACSRRVVELDGLIRRTPGVKPRIGRMDYLGFDLEGETLGILGYGNIGAAVARRARAFGMKVYYYKRHRLSVAEEEAEGISYLPMDELLARCRVLSVHTPYSAETHHLIDARALAKMRPDAVLINTSRGAVVDEAALVEALTVGCIAGAGLDVFEQQDCASAGLSVLPQVAMTPHTGTATTSTRREMALEQLAAVRAFLLGSSDLPRVL, encoded by the coding sequence ATGGCGACCATACTTTACTGCTTCGACCTGCCGCTAGATAGCCTAGACGGGCTCGAGGAGACCCATCGGGTGATACGCCCCCCAGGAGGCCGCGACTTCAGCGACGAGGAGCTTCGTCAGCTCCTGCCTGAGGCCGAGGTCGTCTGTACGGTCTTTGGGCGTCCCTTCGGGGGCGAACTGATGGCCCTGGCACCACGGCTTCGCCTCATCGCCAACTATGGGGTCGGCTACGATAATATAGACCTCGACGCAGCCCGAGCCCGCGGCATCGTGGTGACGAATACGCCACGGGCGGTGATCGCAGCTACAGCCGAGCTCACCTTCGCACTGCTACTGGCTTGCTCCCGCCGTGTCGTCGAGCTTGACGGCCTCATACGCCGCACGCCTGGGGTCAAGCCCCGAATAGGCCGCATGGATTATCTGGGCTTTGACCTCGAAGGGGAGACGCTCGGCATCCTAGGCTATGGCAATATCGGGGCAGCTGTCGCGCGCCGAGCCCGAGCCTTTGGGATGAAGGTCTACTACTACAAGCGTCATCGCCTGAGCGTAGCGGAGGAAGAGGCCGAAGGGATCAGCTACCTACCGATGGACGAGCTCCTCGCTCGCTGCCGTGTCCTCAGTGTGCATACCCCCTACAGTGCGGAGACGCATCACCTCATAGATGCTCGGGCGCTGGCGAAGATGCGTCCCGATGCCGTCCTCATCAATACCTCACGCGGCGCGGTTGTCGATGAGGCTGCGCTCGTCGAGGCGCTCACCGTGGGGTGTATCGCTGGGGCTGGGCTGGACGTCTTCGAGCAGCAGGACTGTGCCTCCGCAGGGCTCTCCGTGCTCCCGCAGGTCGCCATGACGCCCCACACGGGGACGGCGACGACGAGTACCCGCCGGGAGATGGCTCTGGAGCAGCTCGCGGCGGTGCGTGCCTTCCTCTTGGGGAGCTCCGATCTCCCGCGTGTCCTTTAG